In Solenopsis invicta isolate M01_SB chromosome 6, UNIL_Sinv_3.0, whole genome shotgun sequence, the genomic window TTCAACAGCCTGCGCGCCCCGATGAATGCTGCCTTCTTTGTCGATTAACGATATCTATACGTTTCGGAATAATGTTGATATTATCATGACACGCTACGCTTATTAATTCGTGAGAAGAATTACAACTGCGGTTACGAGCTACGCCTGCCAAATTATATTACACGTTACACAATAATTACTTTGTACGAAATACGATATGAGGATTTTTCAGCGATCTCATATCTACAACGCAAAacacgttttaattaaaaagtattatttaattcaaaattcaattacTAATTAATTGCTTATAGATTTCGTAGCAGACTTTACAACCTGTATTTTCATATAGGAAATGCATTTGCAAACATTTTatgctgcaataaaaattgaaaatgttgaAAGGGTATATTAAATGCATTTTCCTAAAGCTTTTGCAGTTTACATACTAATATATGTGAACATTTTATGTTCCAGTGAATGTCGTGGATGGCGAAGTGCTGCATATCGTGAAGATAAGCCGTCTTCACATGGGGGCTTATTTATGCATAGCTTCAAACGGCGTTCCGCCATCGGTGAGCAAGCGCGTCTCGCTACGTGTGCAATGTAAGTTACTAATTTTCCCACGTTATCAAAGAATTTCCATTACGCGCATAAACATTCCTTGAAATTTAGTACACATAAACGCAATATAAATAATGGATGCAGTTCTTAATAAAAAGCAGGAATCACGAGCgatatagttttttaattaaaaaaaaaaaaaaaaacatggatATAATATCGGAAGATTTTCCATacaatttagtatttatttataaataccgTTTGgagaaatgtttcaaaatattcGTAAAGCGATGGATCCAAACCTGTCGATGCCCATTAACCTAACGAATTCAGATAAAACCGATAGTTCGCAAAGGCAgcgattttaatattgatttctcTGATTGAAAAAGTTTGTGGGAATTATTTTCCAGCGTTAGTATCTCGAAACTGAGCCAATCGAAACTTCGCAGGATCGCGCTGGAtcgaacataaattaaaatgtctGTATGTGAATGAgtactttaaatgttttatatttttataatatctggTAATGTATTAAACTTGTTAAAcggataaattttattttatatatacgcgcaataatatttgaaattaaaattagagcAATACTTTCTCTTAACtcattaactttttaaagttaattaattaatttgtgaaaaacaATTCTATCTAACgctgacacacacacacacacacacacacacacacacacacacacacacacacacatatataatttactcgttgtttatttatttcactatatttacaatgtaaatatcaatatcaGATACACATATTTTTAGAGATTTATTCGGTGAGGATTATATTGATTTTGCATCAATATTACACTATTGAATACTGGATTTGGCGCTGACATTATTGATTCCTCCGTGTATCTATATGCCATTAGCGAAAACTACGACGTCATCGTAATACTATGCACTTTGGTATTATGATAAGAGCAGGATAAAACTTGGGAAGGAGCGACTATTGTCGCGTAAGGATACCGGCGTATTTTTCTGTACAAGAAAAGATGATAAGAAAGGATGATGGAGAGAAACCCGTTTTTATCATGCCTCCCCGATTGCGAGGCGCGCGTAACTTGGTAAATGCTGGAAGCAGTAAAACACGATGTCggatatattatacttttaatgaACTCGACGTGGTTCATAAACGTTAGAAATGAAATAAAGCCACTACTTTTCTTTGATATATGAACTACGCTAATATTGTTGCTCGTGAACTAGTTTTTATTAATCTCTTGACGTTACGCCAACTGCATGTTGTATATAATTTGCAACAACccttgtaaaattataaataccttaaaatattttatgttctatCCTGCACAGATTTGACAAAGCATTACAGTTCATGAAGTACCATTTatcaactaaaaattatatttttgagattatattttttaattttctcttagacTAAAgacacacattttttaaatattgattacaaGTTTTTGTTTgtccaaaataattatacatagcagacaaaaaatttgtaacgcAAATTTTAGTCACGTATTAATATACtgtgatataatttaaattgtagtGTTTTACATGGCATTATGAAAATGTGAGAAGAAATATcgataatcataaaaaataaatacatttatttatgtagAAGCTGGATGAGAGGACTGATTATATTTAACGAATGCTGTTACAACTCGATGAAGAGTAGTAGTTGTTCTTCATCTATAGAAACATTTTTGCGCGAAGTCCCATGCATTAAGTCGGTTTTCAACGTCTCATTTAGCCACCGATTTATGGGCGGCTACTTGACCCAGATATGGTCGATATACGTCCATTCTTCCCCGCGCAGCCATTTCAACCTCGTCGCCCATCTAACGACAATTCCTGAATTCTACTTAGTTTGGGGGTGCGAAACGCGTCTCCGTCCCGTCTTTTCTGGCACATTAGTTTCTCGCTTTTCTGCGCCTCTCTCTTCCCATAGCGCGGCACAAATGTTAATAATCGTCCAAGGAATTCAAGGCTCAAATGACGATTTCGTATGAGGGTCACGAATCGCGTCAACTATTTGGCCACTTATACGCGACCCCACGCggcataatatttttttcttcggaTTTCTCGGGGATATTATATGGCATATTGTACTATATTCTCCCGGATGTTGACTTGCTGACGGTGCGTGGTGCATGATAAACACACGAGTATTACTAACTCATGGCGTGAATTAATACCGGTCGTGTATCACAGAAATATATAGCCTAACAACTTTTTCACTGACTTTATCTTTAACGTCATAGACGCCCTTATTATCGTATATTGTGTGCAATTATAGTgcaatttatataaagattGAGCTCACTCCAGCGATAGTTaattataaaggaaaataatttttttatattttatttttagaagaattaAAATCTGAAGCTAATGTAAATTGCCGGTAACGGTTCAGACAAAAAGATACAaagacaatatatttttatcttttgttggATTAGTGCTCTTTGTTTAgtataaatagttataaatattaaacggtATACTCttgcaaatcaaattttcaaacCTGTCAGCATCAGTAAAAAGTTagataaacataaattatatttttaaatcgtacattaaatattatggAGTAAAATTGTAAACTTGTTTATTGTCGACAGATTTATTGACAGCTCAGTAAAATGAATTGAGAAAGGAAATAGGTGGAAAGCTGTCCTCTATAACTTTGTTGAAAGTGCATTCTGTACTAGTAAATCGCGATATACATCCGTCCGTAAAAGACGAAACTATGACACGGTTTTATTCATACACAGAGATATCAATATCGATTGAAAAAGAACACTCATGCATTTATGAAGTACCAatatcaaaacaattttttttttgtaaaaaaaatactgcaTCTTGTTCAAAATAAAGTATACTCACTTTTAATAACCGTGAAATTTGATTAGCAAATTGATAAGCTGATAGTTCAATAAGTAAATATGAATTTCATGCAAGGAGGATGTAACGATAAGAAAATTTTACgtgtaagaaaatttaatcaaattgtataaaaaagatttcttttttaaaagtttgtagAAAGTAATTTgcatctttttaaaagtaacaaatcAAAAAGTAGTAATAATACTTATACAGTCGCAATTTAAAACAAATCGATAGAGAGAGATTTTCCCGAAACAAACCTCATcaaaaggatgaataaaattagaGTAAATACACAAAAGGGAAAAATCTTTATGCAAATTTTTCGTTCTCCCAGTAGAAAATTTCTTGATGAAGCCCAACGTGTACTTTACATTGAACGTAACGGTATGCAACCGTTTATTTTTGGACAATGCTTTTAAAGCATGACAACCtctaaaataaagatgaaagaCTACATATATAGCCGCATGCAATACTGCATGCTTTTTTGCAAGGTTCTACTGAATTTTCGGTCAAAAACTCTGGTAacttaaagagaaaaagagaattctaaaaacatatttgtacaagCTTTCTACGTTGTTTTAGTGAGTTCGTCGATTAGCATTTAACAAACTTCAGACTGCTGAAGTCAGATTGACTCGATCTCAAAAATTATCTTGGGCGAATATAATTCTTTCCGTTAGTTACATGTAACATCATGCTGCATTTacgaatatacatattatataattatataaaattaataaaattatatattaataaaattaataaatatggaaAATGTACACGTGACAAAactttacaaatattattgattcagtttttataaaaaatttaaactttgaaatattctcacatttcttataattatttttgttttatatattaatgtaaatttattcattGCATCCCGTCGTTCCTAGCTagaaagtatatatacataatttatggTGAATGTAATTTCTATTTCACAGTTCCACCCATGCTGTCTATTCCAAATCAGTTGGAAGGAGCGTATATTGGGCAAGACGTTGTTCTTGAGTGTCACACGGAAGCTTATCCGAACTCGATAAATTATTGGACAACCGAACGCGGCGACATGATAGTCTCTGGTAATTTTAAGAATCCGAATGCACATATTTCCTTTAATTTATGCATGTCTGATACGgttatatctaaaaataatgaatatgtgACACGAAACAGCGTttagctttttttaaatattattgaacgCGGTGATATTATAGTTTcccataattttaaaaatccagATGCACGTTTTTTTTAGTTTGCATGTTTGTGAAGAGAAATAGCATttcaaactttataaatattacgtatatttaacTGCATatctgttataaaaataatcagtgaaaaaagaatattaaaattgacaataattatatacactCTTGAATATTTTAGTCCttgttaacatataaaattttataaaccataaCAGTctcttttataaacaaaaataaaatttctattagatTTCAAATaaccaaatttaaataaaccgTTATGAGAGgtaattaatgtaatgtaaGTTCTCAacgtataaatgtaaataaataaaaattttatacaatttatttctaaatatccaagataaataaaagaaacgcTGTAAACTCGATAGTCATTcagatctctctctctttatcaccattttaatttcacaattttatttttaaatagaagcCAGAGAACCTGGTTTTATTTGCACAGGCAATTCTGTTTCAGGCGACAAGTACGAGGCGGTAGCCACCGACAGTGGTTACAACAGGTACATGATACTAAAGATAAGGAACGTCGGACCGAGAGATTTTGGTTCGTATAAATGCATCGCACAAAATTCACTTGGCGGGACAGATGGTGTCATCAAGTTAGACGGTAAGTCGTTATAACAAGGTTACCGATATATATCTGATGCGGTacgagtaaaaataaaataaaatttgataagaatATATCTCCgcagaataaaaatgtttagcGTCGTGCATTGAAAAGTATCGAGCAAAGTGACATCACGTTGTGGTCTATTTAAAATCGATTATTCGAAGTTGACGTCTGTGCGCTAATGGTGAAATAATTGGTTTCCAATAGTCAGTTACTTAAAGATGCGATTTGAGCCCTCGCCGTTAACGAGCAATAGACGAGATTGAGAGCACTTCTCTTACgagcataaattataattgctcattaaatttgtatcaatataattatcagATATATTGCAGTCATCAAAAGCACAGTCCTATTAaggattttatattattactattgagaatgtttttttacattactaTTAAACACGAAATTAATACAGTAATTTGCGAATTGCAAAAAAATCCAACTTTTGAATAATGCACAAAAGCAAGAGTAGATAAACATAAGAGGACGCGGAAGTTCGTGAGGTTTTGTAGTGAAACTCTGAAATGTGTTGTTTTCTTGACAACGCTAATAGTAGAGTAGAAAGAGAAGTTTTGTTTAGTTTAACCGACGACCCACGCGAAAACAATTGTAGACCTCTTCAGCATGTCTCAGCGGACTTGTGAAGAGTAATCGTGAAATTTCACAAACTTCCACGCTGTAATGATACTTAACATATTTATGTCTATCTTCAATACTGTTTACATCTATCAGCCTGAGTGCAATCTTATGCATTCTCTCGCGCGCGagcttaatattaaaatatatcactTATTTACTTTAACGCAGAAATCCCAGCTCCgtcgacaacaacgacgacacAGCAGCCGTATGACGTAACATCAGCGCACAAGAATggtaattaaaaacttttatattgatACTGTTCCTCAGTTTGTCTGTATctgttaaatatacatatatatatatatatatataaatgctaaGTACGTAGGGCAGCTGTAGAAAAGATACGTCGTGATCTAAATTGAGCGGTAAGGTAATGCAGTGTTACCTTGTACCGCTGGAAGTGTGTCTAATGTGGATCTCGAATTAGGTAGAATAACGTTTTAACTTAGGATCGAGCGAAGCCTCTGAGAGAGAAATCcggcatttatttatttctcgatTCCTAAGTAAAACCATCCGTTTCCACTCCTCGTTCGCAGCAGCCTACCGTAGAGCACCAATGTAAAACCGCCTTTGTGTAATGCATTTTAGGTAGAAACAGTAACAAGAAATCACTACATCCTAACGACTACGAGGTCGAGGAATGGCGAAATCCAGGTCagtaaatatctattttaacgCTCCGCGTAGAACCCAGGCATTTCCCACGACGATACACGTTCTATCCGAACTATGTCGTTCGAGTAATTAGCGTAATTAAAACCTCGTCAACGCTGTACGATCGGGGTGGGAGGAGAAACAGCCTAAGAGAGAAAATCCACTAAATTGGCAATGCCCGGTGATCCACTTTATCCGCAAGCGAATTACTTCGTCGCGTTACTCGGCCCCTTTTATTGACTGGGAAGGATTCTGCGGTCATTTCTTCGCTGTCGTAAAATCAAACGTGAGAATATACGTTAACGGGCTGTTTGCTTAAACTCAATGAGCGAATGTCGATAATcacgtgaaatatttttttatgaatctaCGCGCACTGTGAATAAGATAACTGAAAAGTTTCGACGAAACTTTTATACAacgttaattagaaaaaaaatatgacaaaggtaactaatatttttctattctaaatttattgagTTTAACTAATCCttttattgaaaagttttcaggaattattattttcccactgacaaaatattcttcaaaagaATTACGTTCGTATTGTTATAACTctgtatatacaaaattatcgtATATACTGTGTTGGGCTTCACTACAAATGCTCTTGTATTGATCAGGGTTAAGCGGTGAGGGATTATAAGATGTCCCACGAAACATTTTCGTGTAAATCCTTCATACAAGTTTACGATCCCCAGATTTAGAATTTCAACCACAATAACAGTTGATATGTTTCACGAGGCATTCAATCGTGTTTCATGCATCGATAAACGCAGAAGAGGATTGTTGCTTTACTTCGCGAAAGTTTGATATATTTTTGAGACAATGATAGCCACGGTTAAGCATATATAAGTTTTAGTGTCTAAAATTGTTTACACGGATCGTTTCGCACACTGTTTTCATCGATTCCGATTTCTATTGCGAAAGGTAGACTTCGCGCGTTAACGACTTCAGGCACTTCACAGATCCTTATATTATACAAGCCAGCTGACGGAGATTGGCGGCAGAATGCAAGTTCAAAACTCACTTGGAATGACTTTGTTCAAAGATTCCCCCGAGCGTCGGGCCAGCTCTGCCTTCCTGAAGTTTACTTTCAATTAATGAAAAACGAGCTGCGTTGACCCGCGGCCGTCTGCTGCCTCCGGTATCAGGAAGTGGAAAGGAGGAAATGGAGAGAGGCAAACTCCtccgttattttttttctcgctcCATGtcttttccttctcttctctaAAAATCGATTGACTTTAAGAATCTCGCCTCGCGTGcgtataattgtaatttatatgtttaaattagttagatttatttattattacaccatttattttcagttttgaGAGCACACATATTTGATTATAGCTAATTAAGCAAATTTGATTGTAACACgatcttttacaaaaaataatcgaCAAATGAATATACTAAAAAACGGTTTTGTCAGAAaggaaatgtttaatattaatatattaaagtgttttatttctgtttccgtttttaaatacttaaagatattttagttttaaacggtgtttatatttaaaatactaaaatatttacaactgttaaagattttaattttaaagttttaaataccgtttaaaacaaaaacatttgtatttaaaaaaatggaaaccaaaaaaatcattttgttacGCTATTAATACAATCAGATAAATCAATcggtaaaatttattaatgtgaTGTCTCGAATAAGTGACCAAACAATTATAGCGTTTATTGCAACTGTAATCAGAAGTACGAATACCTCGAAACAATTTCCAAGCCACTGAAATGTAATCAATGGTAAAAGAATGTACGGATTAAAACGTCAGTAAAGATGTTGTTAAAGTGTTGGAAAATGGCTCGTCTGTCGCCGACCATGCGGAAAGTCACGTACAGTGGATTTTACTGGTAGGTGGGAATAACTTTTTCCGAACGGACGTGCGGTTTCGACGTCCGTTTCTGGCGGGCAAGCCAAGGGGCGCGATGAACTACTCTCGAGAAACGCCCTGCATTTGGGACGACTATCTGCCAGTGCTAGGATAAAAGCAAAAAAGACCATTTTTCTCAAGTCGTTACATTCTGGCTTTTTGcagaaaacaaattttgataataacgtTCTAACCGCTCTAAACGTCCTAAATGTCTGCTctaagagaataaaaaaaatccttCAGAAAacaatttacttacaatttcAAGCTCTATCAGAATACTTGACATAGATAATGACAATAATCATAACttcagaaattatttattttttaattaataattagtatttaaaataaaaagttctaaCTGTGTTGTGATTTAtgccaaatatatatatatttttttagaaacgttatatttttcaatatttgttgAGTATGATATTATGATGTAATAATAACTGTCAATATGTGTGACctagtttgaaaattttgatggaACGATTCGAAAGTGAAAATAATGGAACGAgtaaaagttttgttttatcCAGATAGTACTGTTGTTAATAAATGCAACTTGTTACCAGGGATAGATCCTAGATTACTCGATAATGCCGTGGGTGAAAGTCATTAAGGTAAATCGAGGTCATAAAGTTTTATCACCGCAGTAATCGTACATTCTGACGTATGGCCTACCGTCATTGATATATTCGTTTCTATAACATTA contains:
- the LOC105193894 gene encoding neurotrimin isoform X7, with the protein product MRLINMTIITAVFVPWTVWIFVTLVHSSEGRQARNLLLGQTSGHHHDSELPRFAEEIQNVTVSVGRDALLACVVDNLRHYKVAWVRVDTQTILSIHQNVITQNPRITLSYNDHRSWYLHIKEVQEVDRGWYMCQVNTDPMKSRQGYVQVVVPPSIITKETSTDMVVREASNVTLTCKATGYPEPYVMWRREDGQNINYNGESVNVVDGEVLHIVKISRLHMGAYLCIASNGVPPSVSKRVSLRVQFPPMLSIPNQLEGAYIGQDVVLECHTEAYPNSINYWTTERGDMIVSGNSVSGDKYEAVATDSGYNRYMILKIRNVGPRDFGSYKCIAQNSLGGTDGVIKLDEIPAPSTTTTTQQPYDVTSAHKNGRNSNKKSLHPNDYEVEEWRNPDSPERRASSAFLKFTFN